The Flammeovirgaceae bacterium genome contains a region encoding:
- a CDS encoding transposase has protein sequence MKKSKFTEAQIIGILNEQIQQDQKVAEVCRKHGISEATFYNWRSKYAGMTVDELKRLKELEYENARLKKIVANQSLEIDAIKDLLSKKF, from the coding sequence ATGAAGAAGAGCAAATTTACCGAGGCCCAGATTATTGGCATCCTCAACGAACAAATCCAACAAGACCAGAAGGTGGCCGAAGTATGCCGCAAGCATGGTATTAGCGAGGCTACGTTCTACAATTGGCGCAGCAAGTACGCAGGCATGACCGTTGACGAACTTAAGCGACTTAAAGAACTTGAGTATGAAAATGCGAGGCTCAAGAAAATTGTGGCCAACCAGAGTCTGGAGATTGATGCCATAAAAGACCTGCTCTCAAAAAAGTTCTGA
- a CDS encoding IS3 family transposase codes for MSVKGFPSPQTAQAHQRQPRQPLSIPLQANIEWAMDFMSDALDSGRTFRTLNIVDHFNRQCMGIEVDFNLPARRVIEALERAIERYGKPLSIRTDNGPEFRAKRFMNWMHNNHIQWNPIQKGKPQQNAIIERFNKTYREDVLDANVFSSLDNARQVTHKWVDDYNHKRPHQALNYQTPMAYAA; via the coding sequence ATGAGCGTGAAGGGTTTTCCTTCACCGCAAACTGCGCAAGCGCATCAAAGACAACCCCGCCAACCCCTTTCTATACCCCTGCAGGCCAATATCGAGTGGGCCATGGACTTTATGAGCGATGCCCTGGATAGCGGGCGTACATTCCGCACACTCAACATCGTGGACCATTTCAACCGCCAGTGTATGGGTATTGAGGTGGACTTTAACCTGCCGGCCAGAAGGGTAATAGAAGCATTGGAGCGTGCCATTGAGCGGTACGGCAAACCGCTCAGCATCCGTACCGACAACGGCCCTGAGTTCCGCGCCAAACGCTTTATGAACTGGATGCACAACAACCACATCCAGTGGAACCCGATACAGAAAGGAAAGCCGCAACAGAACGCCATCATCGAACGATTCAACAAAACTTATCGCGAAGATGTGTTGGATGCCAACGTATTCAGCTCACTGGATAACGCCCGGCAAGTCACTCACAAGTGGGTCGATGATTACAACCATAAAAGGCCACACCAGGCGCTCAACTATCAAACACCCATGGCCTATGCTGCGTGA
- a CDS encoding helix-turn-helix transcriptional regulator encodes MERKSKRKKTVTTFDELIEKRHGKIGTKKRTEFEIKAKSFAIGEIIKEERRLANMTQDELADKTGTKKSFISRIENGHSDIQLSTLFKLIELGLGRKVSLTIE; translated from the coding sequence ATGGAAAGAAAAAGTAAAAGGAAGAAAACAGTGACGACTTTTGATGAGCTCATTGAAAAGCGTCATGGAAAAATCGGGACAAAAAAACGGACTGAATTTGAGATTAAGGCCAAGTCATTTGCAATTGGAGAAATTATTAAAGAAGAGAGAAGGCTTGCTAACATGACACAAGACGAATTAGCCGACAAGACTGGGACAAAGAAAAGCTTTATTTCAAGAATTGAGAATGGACACAGTGACATTCAACTATCGACATTGTTCAAGTTAATTGAACTTGGACTCGGTAGAAAGGTTTCATTGACAATTGAGTAA
- a CDS encoding type II toxin-antitoxin system RelE/ParE family toxin, with product MQVYITPRAERNFDSIVDYIKQKWGERTAKEFVQKVDEIFKLLKDYPLMGQIENNDIRGFQLSRQTRILYRIRDNKIIILSFFDVRQDPKKKLG from the coding sequence ATGCAAGTTTATATTACCCCGAGAGCGGAACGAAACTTCGACTCAATTGTAGATTATATAAAACAAAAATGGGGAGAAAGGACAGCTAAAGAGTTTGTTCAAAAAGTTGATGAGATTTTCAAACTCCTAAAAGACTATCCTTTAATGGGACAAATTGAAAACAACGACATAAGAGGTTTTCAACTATCACGGCAGACAAGGATACTCTATAGAATAAGGGACAACAAGATTATAATCCTTTCATTCTTTGATGTTAGACAAGACCCAAAGAAAAAATTAGGATAA
- a CDS encoding type II toxin-antitoxin system RelE/ParE family toxin, whose product MEKIRQIIFYKDYFLDFYNDQTEKVKDKIEHVLFVISVADRIPVKFFQHLTGTDGLYEVRVEYQGNIYRIFSCFDEGNLVVLFNGFQKKSQKTPTGEIEKALKIKTEYFIEKVKSKGHGKKK is encoded by the coding sequence ATGGAGAAAATACGACAGATTATATTCTACAAAGACTATTTTCTTGACTTCTATAATGACCAGACCGAGAAGGTAAAGGACAAAATTGAACACGTTTTATTTGTAATTTCAGTAGCCGACAGAATTCCGGTTAAGTTTTTTCAACATTTGACCGGGACTGATGGACTTTATGAGGTTAGAGTGGAATATCAAGGAAATATCTATCGAATCTTCTCATGCTTTGACGAAGGTAACTTAGTTGTGTTATTCAACGGATTCCAAAAGAAATCTCAGAAAACACCGACAGGAGAAATTGAGAAAGCATTAAAAATTAAGACAGAGTATTTTATTGAAAAAGTTAAATCAAAAGGACATGGAAAGAAAAAGTAA
- a CDS encoding transposase produces MKKSKFTEAQIIGILNEQIQQDQKVAEVCRKHGISEATFYNWRSKYAGMTVDELKRLKELEYENARLKKIVANQSLEIDAIKDLLSKKF; encoded by the coding sequence ATGAAGAAGAGCAAATTTACCGAGGCCCAGATTATTGGCATCCTCAACGAACAAATCCAACAAGACCAGAAGGTGGCCGAAGTATGCCGCAAGCATGGTATTAGCGAGGCTACGTTCTACAATTGGCGCAGCAAGTACGCGGGCATGACCGTTGACGAACTTAAGCGACTTAAAGAACTTGAGTATGAAAATGCGAGGCTCAAGAAAATTGTGGCCAACCAGAGCCTGGAGATTGATGCCATAAAAGACCTGCTCTCAAAAAAGTTCTGA
- a CDS encoding type II toxin-antitoxin system death-on-curing family toxin encodes MIDINEVEKIHDILIDKFGGAKGIRDKGLLESAINRPYQTFDGQELYPDPIDKAAAIFESIIINHPFIDGNKRTAYVLMRLMLKTNNIDIHLGQNDKYDFVLKAASGQVTFEQIKTWIKDNSK; translated from the coding sequence ATGATTGACATTAATGAAGTCGAAAAAATACACGACATTCTTATAGACAAGTTTGGCGGAGCAAAAGGCATTCGGGACAAAGGACTTCTTGAATCAGCAATAAATAGACCTTATCAAACATTTGACGGACAGGAATTATACCCTGACCCGATAGACAAAGCCGCTGCAATTTTTGAAAGCATAATAATAAATCATCCGTTCATAGACGGTAATAAACGGACAGCATACGTACTCATGCGACTGATGCTCAAAACTAATAACATTGACATTCACTTAGGACAAAATGATAAGTATGACTTTGTGCTTAAAGCAGCAAGCGGCCAGGTGACATTTGAGCAAATTAAAACCTGGATTAAGGACAATTCAAAGTAA